In Alteromonas sp. V450, the following proteins share a genomic window:
- a CDS encoding HDOD domain-containing protein: MSTQNALSTILVEKINNDTLVLPTLPAIALKVRKAADDPDINLNAMGDVIGQDPSLSARMIKIANSAYMGRSVKVSSISQAVTRIGLRQIKNISTALAMEQLFVSKNDIVARYLQQEWANTVNIVANSMAVLQVYIARTKKREMSMDTMTLAALVHNIGVLPILTEAERHPEVFANPSFLEVAIDKLAGRIGASIMNEWGFGDTFANVAQNWKDLSYMPETLSYIDFVRVGAAISGACNSQKDAILNLAMQRGVVEDMGELHSDEFEELASAAKQIFM, encoded by the coding sequence ATGTCTACACAGAACGCGCTTTCAACCATCTTGGTTGAAAAAATAAATAATGACACGCTGGTCCTTCCTACACTTCCTGCTATTGCATTGAAAGTCCGTAAAGCAGCAGATGATCCCGACATTAACTTGAACGCGATGGGTGATGTCATTGGTCAAGATCCATCACTAAGCGCAAGAATGATAAAAATTGCAAACAGCGCCTACATGGGGCGAAGCGTAAAAGTGTCGTCCATCAGCCAAGCGGTGACACGAATTGGCTTACGCCAAATTAAGAATATTTCTACTGCACTTGCTATGGAGCAGTTGTTTGTATCCAAAAACGATATTGTGGCACGCTATCTTCAACAGGAGTGGGCCAATACGGTTAATATTGTTGCTAACTCCATGGCAGTACTACAAGTTTATATTGCGCGCACGAAGAAGCGCGAAATGAGCATGGATACGATGACGCTTGCGGCGCTTGTTCACAATATCGGTGTACTTCCCATTCTTACAGAGGCCGAGCGCCATCCGGAAGTGTTTGCAAACCCTTCATTTTTAGAGGTTGCCATTGATAAACTGGCGGGCCGCATCGGCGCGAGTATCATGAACGAGTGGGGCTTTGGTGACACATTTGCGAACGTTGCACAGAACTGGAAAGATTTGAGTTACATGCCAGAAACCTTGTCATATATCGACTTCGTTCGTGTGGGAGCGGCTATTTCAGGCGCCTGTAACAGCCAAAAAGATGCTATTCTCAACTTAGCTATGCAGCGCGGTGTTGTTGAAGACATGGGCGAGCTTCACTCTGACGAGTTTGAAGAATTAGCCAGCGCAGCGAAACAAATATTCATGTAA
- a CDS encoding helix-turn-helix domain-containing protein has translation MAKANAQPSAISRSIAQHLQSVRKARGLSLDKTAQLTGVSKAMLGQIERGESSPTIATLWKIATGLACSFSSFLSGDETAPTAQRADNKFANDPNVTIKTLFPYNSATQFEMFELCLTDLHEQHSSAHQIGVTEHIHVVQGKLGVLQDGQWKIYQAQEQCILRADQPHGYRDEVGETRFVVVIHYPA, from the coding sequence ATGGCAAAAGCAAATGCGCAGCCTTCTGCTATTTCAAGAAGTATTGCACAGCACCTGCAGTCTGTTCGTAAAGCTAGAGGACTTTCCCTTGATAAAACCGCCCAATTGACGGGCGTGTCTAAGGCCATGTTAGGGCAAATTGAGCGAGGCGAATCTAGTCCTACAATTGCGACATTGTGGAAAATAGCCACGGGTCTTGCGTGTTCTTTTTCTTCATTCTTATCTGGCGATGAAACCGCCCCTACGGCTCAACGTGCCGATAACAAGTTCGCTAACGACCCAAACGTAACCATTAAAACGCTATTTCCTTATAACTCAGCTACCCAGTTTGAAATGTTTGAACTATGCCTAACAGACTTGCATGAGCAGCACTCTTCGGCGCACCAAATAGGCGTAACGGAACATATTCACGTAGTACAGGGAAAGTTGGGAGTTTTGCAAGATGGCCAGTGGAAAATTTATCAGGCGCAAGAGCAATGTATATTGCGCGCAGATCAGCCCCACGGTTATCGAGACGAAGTAGGAGAGACGCGCTTTGTTGTAGTGATTCACTATCCCGCTTGA
- a CDS encoding undecaprenyl-diphosphate phosphatase, with product MTIFEIIILAIIQGITEFLPISSSGHLLLPAELFGWVSQGLAFDVAVHVGSLLAVMIYFRQEIGQMTVAWLTQGFSKQQSTNSKLAWYVIVGTIPAVVIGFLMKGWIEDNARTALVIAGTTIIFGLLLWYADTTAKREQELERLTLKQAIYIGLAQVLALIPGTSRSGITMTAGLMLGLTREACARFSFLLSIPVILGAGLLATLDLLNANEAVDWYALLYGAAFSFVSAYLCIYLFLSWISRIGMLPFVIYRLVLGVVLLWFVFA from the coding sequence ATGACAATTTTTGAAATTATTATTCTAGCGATTATTCAGGGTATTACTGAATTTCTTCCTATCAGTAGCTCTGGGCACTTATTGTTGCCCGCCGAACTGTTTGGGTGGGTAAGTCAGGGCTTAGCTTTTGACGTAGCGGTTCATGTGGGAAGTCTGCTTGCGGTTATGATCTATTTTCGTCAAGAAATAGGTCAGATGACAGTGGCATGGCTAACGCAGGGGTTTAGCAAACAGCAATCTACCAATAGTAAACTCGCATGGTACGTTATTGTTGGAACTATTCCAGCTGTTGTAATTGGCTTTTTAATGAAAGGCTGGATAGAAGACAATGCACGCACAGCATTAGTAATAGCGGGTACCACGATTATTTTTGGTTTATTGCTATGGTACGCCGATACCACTGCAAAACGGGAGCAAGAGCTAGAAAGGCTAACGCTAAAGCAAGCCATTTATATTGGGCTAGCGCAAGTGTTGGCATTAATTCCGGGCACATCGCGCTCAGGTATAACCATGACAGCTGGCCTCATGTTAGGACTGACGCGTGAAGCATGCGCACGGTTTTCCTTCCTCTTATCTATTCCAGTTATTTTAGGGGCGGGATTGTTAGCAACACTTGACCTACTAAACGCGAACGAAGCGGTAGACTGGTATGCGCTACTCTATGGCGCGGCGTTTTCATTTGTAAGCGCCTACCTTTGCATTTATTTGTTTCTAAGCTGGATATCGCGAATAGGTATGCTGCCTTTTGTTATTTATCGTTTAGTATTGGGCGTAGTGCTCCTTTGGTTTGTGTTTGCTTAA
- a CDS encoding histidine triad nucleotide-binding protein, translating into MAETIFDKIISREIPADILYEDELALAFKDINPQAPTHFLVIPKKQIATVNDIAEEDREVVGHLSFVAAKIAKEHGFADQGFRTVMNCNEYGGQTVYHIHLHVLAGKPLGWPPYTENMKQHVE; encoded by the coding sequence ATGGCAGAAACAATATTTGATAAAATTATCAGCAGGGAGATTCCGGCGGATATTTTGTACGAAGATGAACTGGCGCTGGCGTTCAAAGACATAAACCCTCAGGCACCTACTCACTTTTTGGTTATTCCTAAAAAGCAAATTGCAACGGTAAACGACATTGCTGAAGAAGATCGCGAAGTGGTAGGACACTTGTCATTTGTTGCTGCCAAAATTGCCAAGGAGCACGGCTTTGCCGACCAAGGCTTTCGTACCGTGATGAATTGCAATGAATATGGCGGTCAAACGGTCTATCACATTCATCTTCACGTATTAGCAGGTAAGCCTTTGGGCTGGCCTCCTTACACGGAAAACATGAAGCAACACGTAGAGTAA
- the folK gene encoding 2-amino-4-hydroxy-6-hydroxymethyldihydropteridine diphosphokinase, giving the protein MSEHIILISIGSNIEREHYTRQSLIALKQHFNSVAVSSVYESEAVGFKGSAFYNAVASAKTTKSVEEVCAILKAIEKDNGRVHTDKKFCARTLDLDLLTYDNIITTSPVVLPREEICFNAFVLWPLAELVPHHIHPETQTTYAQMWQNFDKHKQQLWPIDFTWS; this is encoded by the coding sequence ATGTCTGAACATATCATTTTAATCAGCATTGGCTCTAACATAGAGCGAGAACACTATACCAGACAGTCACTTATCGCGTTAAAACAGCATTTTAATTCAGTAGCTGTCTCATCTGTTTATGAAAGCGAGGCCGTTGGTTTTAAAGGTAGCGCGTTCTACAACGCGGTAGCAAGCGCCAAAACAACGAAAAGTGTTGAAGAGGTCTGCGCAATCCTCAAAGCAATAGAAAAAGATAATGGCAGGGTTCACACCGATAAGAAATTTTGTGCCAGAACATTGGATCTCGATTTGCTGACCTACGACAACATTATCACCACATCACCTGTGGTGTTGCCCCGTGAAGAGATTTGCTTCAACGCTTTTGTGCTTTGGCCGCTAGCTGAGCTTGTGCCTCACCATATTCATCCAGAAACACAAACAACATATGCTCAAATGTGGCAAAACTTCGATAAACACAAACAGCAACTATGGCCAATTGACTTTACTTGGAGCTAA
- a CDS encoding HAMP domain-containing sensor histidine kinase, giving the protein MAAVKTGLSRKLLARVLSVYFALTLIVTLGQIFTEYLSTKSHVESELKTLKNTFSSSLTQALWEINDDQVRAIAEGLVALPIVEGVQVRGENGNFIAEFGVRVARSPSPINKETVENHPAGVFSYSFPLIFKFSGRESTVGDVTLYSSYETILSRIEVGIAFLIGNAIVKTAFLVFLFMTAFRTMLSEPLQRMADQMESFDPSRPEESKLTTQIDDDNELLQLKESYNHVIDDLIDSNNKLKATQSELKLANTKLDDHNLILEQEVAKKTASLSQIMLDLEQQKDELIAHQRELRQENENRQYIESELRKRNQELADSMNTLNQAQEQLLESERMASLGGLVAGITHDVNTPLGVSVTAASFLQERLNNLKADFEDKSLTTKNMASFIDEAEQTTNLLLNNLERASDLIASFKQVAVDQASESIREIVLCDYINEVIQSLKPSFKHTKHDIEVVCPNDIVVTCAPGAIAQIVTNMVVNSITHGFEDDNSGVISLNVKREGDDIVMRYNDNGRGLTEEELEKLFDAFYTTKRSAGGCGLGTHIMYNLVTQSLNGHIDAESEPGKGLTYNIKFPANHSS; this is encoded by the coding sequence ATGGCGGCGGTCAAAACAGGTTTATCAAGGAAGCTACTTGCCAGAGTACTCTCAGTCTACTTTGCCCTCACATTAATCGTTACGCTAGGACAGATATTTACCGAGTACCTGAGCACGAAAAGCCACGTTGAGAGCGAACTAAAAACGCTGAAAAACACGTTTTCATCTAGCCTAACACAAGCACTTTGGGAAATTAACGACGACCAAGTACGCGCAATTGCCGAAGGATTAGTGGCACTGCCTATTGTTGAAGGAGTGCAAGTACGTGGCGAAAATGGCAATTTTATTGCCGAGTTCGGTGTTCGAGTGGCACGCTCTCCGTCCCCAATTAATAAAGAAACCGTTGAAAACCATCCTGCAGGCGTTTTTAGCTATAGCTTTCCGCTAATATTTAAATTTTCTGGCCGCGAGTCTACGGTAGGCGACGTTACGCTGTATTCAAGCTATGAAACAATACTCAGCCGTATTGAAGTAGGGATCGCCTTTCTTATAGGCAATGCCATCGTCAAAACGGCATTTTTGGTCTTCCTATTTATGACAGCATTTAGAACCATGCTGTCAGAGCCCTTGCAGCGAATGGCTGATCAAATGGAAAGCTTTGACCCAAGCCGCCCCGAAGAAAGTAAGCTCACCACACAAATAGACGACGATAACGAACTACTCCAACTAAAAGAATCATACAATCACGTTATCGATGACCTCATTGACTCAAATAACAAGCTAAAAGCAACGCAGAGCGAGCTGAAACTGGCAAATACAAAACTGGATGACCACAACTTAATATTAGAGCAAGAAGTCGCAAAGAAGACAGCGTCACTCTCCCAAATAATGCTCGACCTAGAGCAGCAAAAAGACGAGTTGATTGCCCATCAACGAGAGTTACGGCAGGAAAATGAAAATCGACAGTACATAGAATCTGAACTTCGAAAACGAAACCAAGAATTGGCAGATTCCATGAACACACTCAATCAGGCTCAGGAACAACTGCTAGAATCAGAGCGCATGGCCTCACTTGGTGGCTTGGTTGCCGGTATCACCCATGATGTTAATACCCCACTGGGCGTGAGCGTAACTGCAGCGAGCTTTTTACAAGAACGACTGAACAATCTTAAAGCAGATTTTGAAGACAAAAGTTTAACCACCAAAAACATGGCAAGTTTTATCGACGAAGCAGAACAAACGACCAACCTGCTGCTCAATAATTTAGAGCGCGCCTCAGACCTTATAGCTAGCTTTAAACAAGTTGCTGTTGACCAGGCAAGTGAGAGTATCAGAGAAATCGTACTTTGCGATTACATCAATGAAGTTATCCAGTCGCTTAAACCAAGCTTTAAACATACTAAGCACGATATCGAGGTCGTTTGCCCTAATGATATTGTAGTGACCTGTGCACCAGGGGCCATCGCTCAGATTGTTACTAACATGGTGGTCAACTCAATTACCCACGGATTTGAGGATGATAACTCTGGTGTTATTTCGCTAAACGTTAAACGTGAAGGTGACGATATTGTCATGCGATATAACGACAATGGGCGCGGGTTAACTGAGGAAGAGCTTGAAAAACTATTCGATGCTTTCTACACAACAAAGCGCAGTGCAGGCGGCTGTGGGCTCGGCACTCATATTATGTATAACTTAGTTACCCAGTCACTCAATGGACATATAGACGCAGAGTCAGAGCCAGGTAAAGGTCTCACTTACAACATTAAGTTTCCGGCAAATCATTCCTCATAG
- the folB gene encoding dihydroneopterin aldolase: MGKIYITGLEVDTLIGVYDWERVKTTQLLLDVTLETDLSAAMQSDDVADTVDYAKVAECIVQVGKESTFELLEAFGSRVMDTVLANFSVTALTLKIVKPNILPNAQTVAVEMYKERT, translated from the coding sequence ATGGGAAAAATTTATATAACAGGGCTAGAGGTAGACACCCTGATTGGTGTTTACGATTGGGAGCGAGTAAAAACCACCCAATTGCTTCTTGATGTAACACTTGAAACTGATTTAAGCGCGGCGATGCAAAGCGACGATGTAGCTGACACTGTAGATTACGCTAAAGTAGCTGAATGCATTGTGCAAGTAGGCAAAGAAAGCACGTTCGAGCTACTTGAAGCCTTTGGTAGCAGAGTCATGGATACCGTGCTTGCCAATTTTTCGGTTACTGCTTTGACCCTCAAAATTGTCAAGCCAAATATTCTTCCTAATGCGCAAACAGTAGCTGTTGAAATGTATAAAGAGCGCACTTAA
- a CDS encoding benzoate/H(+) symporter BenE family transporter, with product MSKWKLSHISAGLTAVTVGYSSSVVIIIDVAREAGASDDMVISWLFALGLGMGITCILFSWLSKLPVVTAWSTPGAAFLLTSIGDYRLSEAIGAFILCALFSLITAQSRSLLKQISRIPPAISSALLAGILLPICLAIFSDVNEAPYLVAFFIAVYLVGSRLFPHYLMLILLVMSVVVSVFMSNANGVVALQNDSAGLSSLFALPEPIWVMPTFSFSAALGLAFPLFLITTLSQNLPGIAIHHAHGYTPDHKPILSGIAIVQGFLAPFGGFTFNLAAITAALCMGEQADKEKSQRYKAAIAAGVAYLLMGLLASTVVALFVNMPRIMIHLLAGLALLATLQGAVVRAMEIEHHRGAALLTMLCTASGFSLFSMTSAVWGLGLGLLLLLVQKKPAHPK from the coding sequence ATGAGCAAATGGAAGTTAAGTCATATCAGCGCAGGGCTTACCGCCGTTACGGTAGGTTACAGTAGTTCGGTTGTAATTATCATTGATGTAGCGCGCGAAGCTGGCGCTAGCGATGACATGGTAATAAGCTGGTTATTCGCCCTTGGTCTAGGCATGGGTATTACCTGTATTCTGTTTTCGTGGCTATCCAAATTACCGGTTGTTACCGCCTGGTCTACGCCTGGTGCGGCTTTTTTGTTAACCAGTATAGGTGACTACCGTTTAAGTGAAGCTATTGGTGCGTTTATACTTTGCGCCTTGTTCTCTCTTATAACAGCGCAAAGCCGAAGTCTGCTTAAACAGATAAGTCGAATTCCTCCGGCTATTTCATCTGCCCTTTTGGCCGGTATTCTTTTGCCCATATGCCTTGCAATATTCAGCGATGTTAATGAAGCCCCCTACTTGGTGGCGTTTTTTATCGCGGTTTATTTGGTAGGAAGCCGACTGTTCCCCCATTATCTGATGCTGATATTGCTGGTCATGTCAGTGGTCGTCAGTGTGTTTATGAGCAATGCAAACGGTGTTGTTGCTTTACAAAATGATTCAGCAGGGCTGTCATCATTATTCGCTCTACCCGAGCCCATTTGGGTAATGCCCACGTTCTCTTTTAGTGCTGCCCTTGGACTGGCATTTCCACTTTTTCTTATCACCACGCTTTCTCAGAACTTGCCAGGCATTGCTATTCATCATGCCCACGGTTACACGCCTGATCACAAACCAATTTTATCAGGCATCGCCATTGTACAAGGGTTCTTAGCGCCATTTGGCGGTTTCACCTTTAACTTAGCGGCAATAACGGCGGCATTGTGCATGGGTGAACAAGCGGATAAAGAAAAGTCACAACGCTATAAAGCTGCTATTGCAGCAGGCGTAGCGTATTTATTGATGGGACTACTCGCATCTACTGTCGTGGCGTTGTTTGTTAATATGCCCCGTATCATGATTCACCTGCTTGCAGGGCTTGCACTTTTAGCCACGCTGCAAGGGGCGGTGGTGCGGGCTATGGAAATTGAACATCACAGAGGCGCTGCACTGCTTACCATGCTGTGTACTGCGTCAGGGTTTAGCTTATTTTCTATGACATCCGCCGTGTGGGGATTGGGGCTAGGTTTATTATTGCTTTTGGTTCAAAAGAAACCGGCTCACCCGAAGTGA
- the rdgC gene encoding recombination-associated protein RdgC has translation MWFKNVKAYQITQPLSLDEGDLERALNEHAFRPCGNQDLATMGFASPFSQAGKHGTMFHVVQQRFWITLKKQEKILPGAVVNAELDEMVAKIEMETGSPVGKKAKADLKQEIQTRLLPQAFTKNTYTHGFISLADNLVVVDASSDGKAEAFLAMVRKAIGSLPVVPFTRRSLQSELTHWVTESTPEGVGLLEEAELKSTDDTGSVIRCKNQPLDSEEISIHLDAGKLVQKVAFEYAETLTAIMCEDGAIKRIKFTDRIKEETDDVPKDQVEARLDAEFALMSAEICTLLNFLRGALNLNEESL, from the coding sequence ATGTGGTTTAAGAATGTAAAAGCCTATCAAATTACTCAGCCTTTATCGCTAGACGAGGGCGACTTAGAGCGCGCACTTAACGAGCATGCTTTTCGACCTTGTGGCAACCAAGACCTAGCAACCATGGGGTTTGCTTCCCCTTTTTCTCAGGCAGGTAAGCACGGTACCATGTTTCATGTTGTTCAACAGCGCTTTTGGATAACGCTAAAAAAACAAGAAAAAATCTTGCCTGGTGCGGTGGTAAATGCCGAACTTGACGAGATGGTGGCTAAAATTGAAATGGAAACGGGCTCGCCTGTAGGTAAAAAAGCCAAGGCTGACCTTAAGCAAGAAATTCAAACACGCTTACTGCCACAAGCCTTTACGAAAAATACCTACACCCACGGTTTTATCTCACTTGCTGATAACTTAGTCGTGGTTGATGCATCATCTGACGGCAAAGCCGAAGCCTTTTTGGCCATGGTAAGAAAAGCGATTGGCTCACTGCCGGTTGTTCCCTTTACGCGTAGAAGTCTTCAAAGCGAACTTACGCATTGGGTTACTGAGTCAACACCAGAAGGCGTTGGGCTACTTGAAGAAGCTGAACTTAAATCTACCGACGACACAGGCAGTGTTATTCGCTGTAAGAACCAGCCGCTTGATAGCGAAGAAATCAGTATTCACTTAGATGCGGGTAAGCTGGTTCAAAAGGTTGCGTTCGAATATGCAGAAACGCTAACGGCTATTATGTGTGAAGATGGTGCCATTAAACGCATTAAGTTCACCGACCGCATTAAAGAAGAAACTGACGATGTGCCAAAAGATCAGGTTGAAGCTCGCCTAGATGCCGAATTTGCACTCATGTCAGCCGAAATTTGTACACTGCTTAACTTCCTTCGTGGAGCGCTTAATCTTAACGAAGAAAGCTTATAA
- the phoB gene encoding phosphate regulon transcriptional regulator PhoB: MSRTVLVVEDEAPIREMLKFVLEQSGFNIIEAEDYDIAQEKICEPYPDLILLDWMLPGGSGVQLAKSLKQHEFTRDIPVIMLTARGEEEDKIRGLDAGADDYVTKPFSPKELVARIKAVMRRVTPTSSEEPIEFNGLKLEPVSHRVMANDDPLDMGPTEFKLLHFFMTHPERVYSRELLLDNVWGTNVYVEDRTVDVHIRRLRKAISRHGHDAMIQTVRGAGYRFSTKL, from the coding sequence ATGTCTCGTACAGTGTTGGTGGTAGAGGACGAAGCGCCTATTCGCGAAATGCTTAAGTTTGTGCTTGAGCAATCGGGTTTCAATATAATTGAAGCCGAAGATTATGATATTGCACAGGAAAAAATTTGTGAACCTTATCCAGATTTGATCTTGCTCGATTGGATGTTGCCAGGCGGTAGCGGCGTGCAGTTGGCAAAAAGCCTAAAGCAACACGAGTTTACCCGAGATATTCCTGTCATCATGCTTACCGCAAGAGGCGAGGAAGAAGACAAAATACGTGGTTTAGATGCTGGCGCTGACGATTACGTAACAAAACCTTTTTCTCCCAAAGAATTGGTAGCGAGAATAAAGGCCGTCATGCGCAGAGTGACACCAACTTCATCTGAAGAGCCTATTGAATTCAACGGACTAAAACTTGAACCGGTATCGCACCGCGTTATGGCTAATGACGATCCACTTGATATGGGGCCAACTGAGTTTAAGCTGCTGCACTTCTTCATGACCCATCCAGAGCGTGTGTATAGCCGAGAGCTTTTGCTAGATAACGTGTGGGGAACGAATGTCTATGTTGAAGACCGAACGGTTGATGTTCACATTCGGCGCCTTCGAAAAGCTATATCTCGACACGGCCATGATGCTATGATCCAAACCGTTCGAGGAGCAGGCTACCGTTTTTCTACTAAGTTATAA
- a CDS encoding Zn-dependent hydrolase, with the protein MKKTISTYSPIAAAVAGLVMLTACSKSADTTPTQTAKTETDTAQTLLVDESRLSIYHGVDLTSDLSHLSDNQHKMLSLLIDASKIMDDLFWKQAFFEDKDAFLSSINDEKVRHFAAINYGPWDRLNGDTPFISGYADKTPGAEFYPHDMEKEEFATADFADKQGLYSMVKRDDAGNLYSVPYSEAFKSELMKASDLLKKASELAEDESFKQYLQLRSEALLSNDYLASDMAWMDMKTNPVELVIGPIESYEDQLYGYRAAFEAYVLIKDLAWSEKLAKYAAFLPELQQGLPIAEAYKAEMPGSDADLNAYDVIYYAGHSNAGSKTIAINLPNDERVQLEKGTRRLQLKNAMRAKFDTILVPIADTLIVPEQRKHITFDAFFANTMFHEVAHGLGIKNTLDGSDTVRGALKEHASALEEGKADILGLYMVQSLLEKGEITEGTLEDYYVTFMAGIFRSVRFGASSAHGKANMIRFNFFAQQGAFEKTEDGMYRVNMQKMGAAVEALSELILTLQGDGNYEGVAELVESMGVIKPDLGSDLARLEAASIPVDIHFNQGKKVLGLTE; encoded by the coding sequence ATGAAAAAAACGATTTCAACATACTCTCCTATTGCTGCGGCAGTAGCAGGGCTAGTAATGCTGACTGCGTGTAGCAAAAGCGCCGATACAACGCCAACTCAAACGGCAAAGACAGAGACCGATACAGCACAAACCTTGCTCGTAGACGAGTCCCGCTTGTCTATTTATCACGGTGTAGATCTTACCAGTGATTTATCACACCTTAGTGACAATCAACACAAAATGCTTTCGTTGCTAATAGATGCGTCAAAAATTATGGACGATCTGTTTTGGAAACAGGCCTTTTTTGAAGATAAAGATGCTTTTCTTTCTTCAATAAACGACGAAAAAGTTCGTCACTTTGCCGCAATAAACTACGGACCATGGGATCGCCTTAACGGCGATACACCGTTTATCAGCGGTTATGCAGACAAAACTCCGGGCGCTGAATTTTATCCTCACGATATGGAGAAGGAAGAATTTGCCACGGCTGACTTTGCCGACAAGCAAGGGTTGTATTCTATGGTAAAACGCGATGACGCGGGCAATCTCTATTCAGTGCCTTACTCTGAAGCGTTTAAAAGCGAATTAATGAAGGCATCTGACTTGCTTAAGAAAGCGTCTGAACTGGCTGAAGATGAAAGTTTTAAACAATACTTACAGCTGCGTTCGGAAGCGTTATTATCGAACGATTACCTAGCTTCTGACATGGCTTGGATGGATATGAAAACTAACCCTGTTGAGTTAGTTATTGGCCCTATTGAAAGCTATGAAGACCAGCTCTACGGCTATCGCGCAGCGTTCGAAGCCTATGTGCTTATTAAAGATTTAGCCTGGAGTGAAAAGCTTGCCAAGTACGCGGCTTTCTTGCCTGAATTACAGCAGGGCCTTCCGATTGCTGAGGCATATAAAGCAGAAATGCCGGGTTCTGATGCAGATCTAAACGCTTATGATGTTATCTACTATGCCGGCCATTCTAATGCCGGCAGTAAAACCATTGCCATTAACTTGCCAAATGACGAACGCGTGCAGCTAGAAAAAGGGACACGCCGACTTCAGCTTAAAAACGCTATGCGCGCAAAATTTGATACTATTTTAGTGCCCATTGCGGATACGTTAATTGTACCAGAGCAACGTAAACACATTACGTTCGACGCCTTTTTCGCAAACACCATGTTTCACGAAGTGGCCCACGGCCTTGGCATTAAAAATACCCTAGACGGTTCGGATACCGTGCGCGGCGCACTCAAAGAACATGCTTCTGCCCTTGAAGAAGGCAAAGCAGATATTTTAGGTTTGTACATGGTGCAAAGCCTACTTGAGAAAGGCGAAATTACAGAAGGTACGCTAGAAGATTATTACGTTACCTTCATGGCAGGCATTTTCCGCTCTGTGCGTTTCGGCGCAAGCTCTGCACACGGAAAAGCGAACATGATCCGCTTTAACTTCTTCGCCCAGCAAGGCGCGTTTGAGAAGACTGAAGATGGCATGTATCGCGTAAATATGCAGAAAATGGGCGCCGCAGTAGAAGCGCTATCTGAACTCATTCTTACACTGCAAGGCGACGGTAATTACGAAGGCGTGGCAGAACTTGTTGAATCTATGGGTGTAATTAAGCCTGATCTTGGGTCAGATCTAGCGCGCTTAGAGGCGGCAAGCATTCCTGTTGATATTCACTTTAACCAAGGTAAGAAAGTGCTAGGGCTTACTGAATAA